TGCTGGCCGCGACCGGCGTGCTCCGCGGGCTGCAGGACACCCGGACCCCGCTCTACGTGGCGGTGGCCACCAACGTGGTCAACATGGGGCTCTCGATCGGGCTGGTGCACGGCGCCGGCCTGGGCATCGTGGGCGCGGCCACCGGGACGGTGCTGGCCCAGACCGCGGGGGCGCTGTACCTGGCCCGGACGGTGCTGCGGGGCGCCCACCGGCAGGGGGTGCGGTGGCGCTGGCACCCGGCGGGGGTGCTCGCGGCGGTGCGGACCGGGGTCTGGCTGGTGCTGCGCACGGCCGGCATGCAGGCGACGATCCTCACCACCACCGTGGTGGCCGCGAGCCTGGGGGTGCTCAGCCTGGCCTCGCACCAGGTGGTGAACAGCCTGTGGGTGCTGCTGGCCTTCGCCCTGGACGCGATCGCCATCGCCGCCCAGGCCATCGTCGGACGCTACCTGGGCGCCGGGCAGGTCGCCCTGGTCCGCAGCCTGATGGGCCGGATGGTGATGTGGGGGGTGCTGGCCGGGGTGCTCTTCGGGGCGGTGGTGTGGGCGTCGAGCCCGCTGTACGTGCCGCTGTTCTCCCCCGACCCGGAGGTGCAGCGGCTGGTCGGCGAGGTGCTGCTGGTGGTCGCGCTGATCACCCCGCTGAGCGGTGTGGTCTTCGTCCTCGACGGGGTCCTGATCGGGGCCGGGGACGCCCGCTACCTGGGGCTGGCCAGCCTGGTGACCACGGTGGTCTACGTCCCGCTGGCCCTGCTGGTCGGCTGGAGCGGGGCGGGCCTGGTGTGGCTCTGGGCGGCCTACAGCGTCTGGATGCTGGCCCGGGCGGTGACGCTGGTCCTCCGCTCCCGCGGCACCCGCTGGATGCGGGTCGGCGCCTGATCGGTCCTCAGCCGCCGCTCGGGCCGAGGACGCGCTCGATCCGCTCGAGCTGGTAGGCCGTCATCGCAGGGAGGGCCTCGGGGCGGAACCAGCCGACCTCCAGGGACTCGTCGTCGGCGACCCGCGCCTCCCCCGAGACGTGGCGGCAGCGGTAGAGCAGGTTGAGGAACTGGCAGACGTCGCCGTTGGCGTAGGTGACCGGCTCCTCGCTGTGCACCTCGACCAGCTCCTCCACCCGTGCGGTGACGCCGGTCTCCTCGGTGATCTCGCGGAGGATGCCCTCGGCCGGCTGCTCCCCCGGTTCGAGGATGCCGCTGGGGATGGTCCACCGGCCGTTGTCGCTGCGGCGCTCGAGCAGGACCCGCCCGTCGTCGTCGGTCACCACGGCGGACACCCCTGGGAGCCAGAGCCGGTGGTGGCCGACCATCGTGCGCAGCTCGGTGATGAAGTCCGGGATCGGCATGGGCCAACCCTTCCACACCTGTCAGTGGCCCGGTCTAGCGTCACCAGCATGACGATGACGTTGGCGATGATCACCCTGGACAGCGACGACCCGGCACCCCTGGCCCGCTGGTGGGCCGAGCGCCTGGGCGGATCGGTGGTGGAGGAGAACGACGGGTACTTCCTGATCGTGTCCCTCCCCGGCACCGACCACCTGATGGCTTTCCAGCAGGTGCCGGACCCGACCCCGGGCAAGAACAAGATGCACCTGGACCTGGTGGCCGGGGGCTCGCTCGAGGCGGAGGTGACCGAGCTGGTGGCTGTCGGCGCCACCGAGGTGGCTCGGCACGAGCTGGGCGGTTTCGCCTGGGTCACGCTGGCCGACCCGCAGGGCAACCAGTTCTGCGTCTCCGAACCGCACTCCCAGTCCTCCGGCACCGACGGGTGAGGCCCGGCGGCGCCGTTGCTCGCCGACGCAGCAGGGCCCGCCGGACGGGAGTCCGACGGGCCCTGCAGGGTCGTTGTCCGCCTCAGGAGGCGGGGACGACCTCCACCGGCAGGTGGGCGGTGACGCCCTCGTGGAGCTTGACGCCCACGGTGTGGCGACCGACCTGCTTGATCGGCTTGCCGACCTCGATGGTGCGCTTGTCGACCGAGGGGCCACCGGCCCGCTTGATCGCCCCGGCCAGGTCGGCGGCGGTGACCGCGCCGAACAGGCGGCCGGAGTCACCGGCGTTCACCGGCAGCGACACCGTCAGGCCCTCGAGCTGGTCGCGGACCTCCTGGGCGTGCTCGATGCCACGGATCTCACGGGCGTCGCGCGCCCGCTTGATGCCGTCGATCTGCTTCTCCGCGCCACGGGTCCAGCGGATGGCCTGGCCCTGCGGCAGCAGGAAGTTGCGGCCGTAGCCGTCACGGACCTCGACGACGTCGCCGGGGATGCCGAGGTTCGAGACCTCGGTGGTCAGGATGAGCTTCATGTCTGTCCCGTCCCTTCTCAGCGAGCCGTGGAGGCGTAGGGCAGCAGGGCCATCTCACGCGCGTTCTTAATCGCGATGGCGACCTTGCGCTGGTCCTGCACGGAGAGGCCGGTGACCCGACGGGCCCGGATCTTCCCGCGCTCGGAGATGAACTTCCGCAGCGTGGCGGTGTCCTTGTAGTCGACCTTGCCGAGGCGGACGGTCTTGACCGGGCCCGCGCCCTTCTTGGGGTTCTTCATCGGTGGCTTGCGCTGTGCGGCCATTGTGGTGCTCCTCTGTATCGAGCCCGGCGGGTGAGCCGGAATGTGCCTGCCGGTACTGACCGGCGTGAATGTGGTTCTGGGACCGGGCGCTGCCCGGCCTTACGAGCGTGGGATCAGAACGGAGGTTCGTCGGTCTGGGCCTGCGCCCAGGGGTCCGAACCGGCCGCGCCGCCGGAGCTGCCACCGCGGTTGCCGCCGCCGGACCAGGAGTCCTGGCCGCCGCCGCCGCCACCGGACCCCCCGGAGCCGCCGCCGTAGCCGCCACCCCCGCCGGAGCTGCCTCCGCCGGAGTAGCCGCCACCGCCACCGCCGCCGTTGCCGCCGCCACCGTTGTAGCCACCGCCACCGCCGCCAGCACCGCTGGAGGTGCGGGTGACCTTGGCCGTCGCGTAACGCAGCGCCGGGCCGATCTCGTCGACGTCGACCTCGAACACCGTGCGCCGCTCGCCCTCGCGGGTCTCGTAGCTGCGTGACTTGAGCCGGCCCTGGACGATGACCCGCATGCCCTTCTGGAGCGACTCGGCCACGTTCTCCGCGGCCTGCCGCCAGACGGCGCAGTTGAGGAACATCGCGTCCCCGTCCTTCCACTCGCCGCTCTGGCGGTCGAAGGTGCGGGGGGTCGAGGCCACGGTGAAGTTGGCCACGGCCGCCCCGGACGGGGTGAACCGCAGCTCGGGGTCGGCGGTCAGGTTGCCGACCAGGGTGATGACGGTGTCGCCTGCCATGGTGTCTCCGGGATCAGTTCAGGTGGTGGTGTCCGGTTCACTGTGCCACGCGTCACCGACGCCGGGGCGCCCGTGACGGGGATCAGTGGACAACTCGTCCTCGGCACGCCGAGGACGGGCTCAGCTCTTCTTCTGCTTCTCCGGGACGGGACGCATCACCTTGGTGCGCATGATGGCCTCGTTGATGGAGAACAGACGGTCCATCTCCTTGACCGCGTCGGGCTCAGAGGTGAGCCCGATGATGGCGTAGATGCCCTCGGTCTTCTTCTGGATCTCGTAGGCCAGGCGGCGCTTGCCCCAGACGTCCACGTTCTCGATGGTGCCACCGGCGTCGGTGATCACCTTGGTGTACTGCTCCAGGATGGGGTTCACCTGGCGCTCGTCGGTGTCGGGATCGATGATCACCATGACTTCGTACTTACGCATCGCGTACTCCACCTCCTCTGGTCTCGGCGGCCACGGGACGTCCCCGTGGCAGGAGGGCGATTGCAGACCTGGCCCGTTCGGTGGGCCAGGACGGTCGACAGGTCGACCAGCGTCGGACTCTACCGCCTGGCGCCACCGCAGCGGTAATCGTCACCGGTCCAGCAGGTGGCCGTGCGCCCGCTCCCACTCAGCCACCACGTGCGGCATCAGGTGACCCTCGACCAGGCCGTCCACGCTGCGACCCAGCGGGAGCGGACGTCCCGGCGCGTCCGGCAGCAGGGGCGCCGTGGGCGGGCGCTCCTGCAGGACGGTCACCACGTCGCCCTCGGTCCGGTAGGCCCGGACGAGACCCCGGCGCGCGGAGTCCAGCAGCTGCGACGCGGTCGTCCCGCAGCGGGCGGCGACGTAGCCGGTGGTGGCGGTGCTCACCCCGGCGGCGTTGAAGGTGACGGCGGTGTCTCCCGACGCCATCGCGGCGACCGCGGCGAGGCGCCCGCCCAGGGAGTGCCCGCTCCAGATCAGGACGTCGCGCAGGGGCGTGCCGTGGAGGGCGTCGACCAGGGCCAGCACGTCGGCCACCTGCGGGGACAGCACCAGCCCGCCGGTCAGGTCCTCGACCAGGAAGTCCGCCACCAGGTCGCCGGAGAAGTCGGTGCCGGCGAAGGACAGCACCCAGGCCGGCCCGGTGAAGAGGGCGGCGCTGAAGCCCGAGCGCTCGTCGGACAGGAGGGCCGGGTCCAGACCCACCTCCTGCGGCTCGACGCGGCGCCAGCCGGCCGGCAGGTCCGGCCCGGGCCCGCCGCTGGCGGCCGCGCTCCAGTGCTGCTGGACCAGCGCGACGGCGTGGTCCAGCGCGACCGGGTCGGGGCCGGCCACGGCGGCGGTCGGGCTGCCGGGAGCGGTGGCGCCCGGTGGTCCGGGGTCGGTCTCGCCGCGGAGCAGCGCGGCGGCGCGGGACAGGGCCGGACCGGCGGCGTCGAGACGGCCCAGCTCGGCGGTCCCCGACACCACCAGCCCCTCGAGGAGGTCGGCGACCGCCTCCAGCCGCTCGGCCAGCGCGTCGGCGACCGGGAGCGGGAGGAGCGTCGCAGGCGCTGACGACGCAGTCAGCGTGGCGGGTGCGGAGCACGCGTCCGGTGCAGGCGGCCACCCCGGCGCGACTGCCGGTGCGGGCGGGACCGTCGGTGCGGGCGGGACCGTCGTTGCGGGCGGGTCCGTGGGGGTGACGGTCGGGGCGGGCGGGTCCGCGGGGGCGACCGTCGGCGCGGGCGGGTCCGCGTGGGCGACCGTCGGGGCGGGCGGGTCCGCGGTGGCCGCCGTCGGGGCCGGTG
The sequence above is a segment of the Auraticoccus monumenti genome. Coding sequences within it:
- a CDS encoding MATE family efflux transporter, which produces MPVAPPPTPDPGTRADRRGLDREIFALAVPAFATLVSEPLLIIVDTAVVGHLGTSSLAGLGAAASVLGVVVSLSIFLAYGTTATVARRLGAGDLRGALSGGLDGLSLALLIGAVGAGGLVLLAGRLVGLYSDDPTVVAQGTTYLRVVALALPSILVVLAATGVLRGLQDTRTPLYVAVATNVVNMGLSIGLVHGAGLGIVGAATGTVLAQTAGALYLARTVLRGAHRQGVRWRWHPAGVLAAVRTGVWLVLRTAGMQATILTTTVVAASLGVLSLASHQVVNSLWVLLAFALDAIAIAAQAIVGRYLGAGQVALVRSLMGRMVMWGVLAGVLFGAVVWASSPLYVPLFSPDPEVQRLVGEVLLVVALITPLSGVVFVLDGVLIGAGDARYLGLASLVTTVVYVPLALLVGWSGAGLVWLWAAYSVWMLARAVTLVLRSRGTRWMRVGA
- a CDS encoding NUDIX hydrolase, whose translation is MPIPDFITELRTMVGHHRLWLPGVSAVVTDDDGRVLLERRSDNGRWTIPSGILEPGEQPAEGILREITEETGVTARVEELVEVHSEEPVTYANGDVCQFLNLLYRCRHVSGEARVADDESLEVGWFRPEALPAMTAYQLERIERVLGPSGG
- a CDS encoding VOC family protein, coding for MTMTLAMITLDSDDPAPLARWWAERLGGSVVEENDGYFLIVSLPGTDHLMAFQQVPDPTPGKNKMHLDLVAGGSLEAEVTELVAVGATEVARHELGGFAWVTLADPQGNQFCVSEPHSQSSGTDG
- the rplI gene encoding 50S ribosomal protein L9; translation: MKLILTTEVSNLGIPGDVVEVRDGYGRNFLLPQGQAIRWTRGAEKQIDGIKRARDAREIRGIEHAQEVRDQLEGLTVSLPVNAGDSGRLFGAVTAADLAGAIKRAGGPSVDKRTIEVGKPIKQVGRHTVGVKLHEGVTAHLPVEVVPAS
- the rpsR gene encoding 30S ribosomal protein S18; this translates as MKNPKKGAGPVKTVRLGKVDYKDTATLRKFISERGKIRARRVTGLSVQDQRKVAIAIKNAREMALLPYASTAR
- a CDS encoding single-stranded DNA-binding protein yields the protein MAGDTVITLVGNLTADPELRFTPSGAAVANFTVASTPRTFDRQSGEWKDGDAMFLNCAVWRQAAENVAESLQKGMRVIVQGRLKSRSYETREGERRTVFEVDVDEIGPALRYATAKVTRTSSGAGGGGGGYNGGGGNGGGGGGGYSGGGSSGGGGGYGGGSGGSGGGGGGQDSWSGGGNRGGSSGGAAGSDPWAQAQTDEPPF
- the rpsF gene encoding 30S ribosomal protein S6: MRKYEVMVIIDPDTDERQVNPILEQYTKVITDAGGTIENVDVWGKRRLAYEIQKKTEGIYAIIGLTSEPDAVKEMDRLFSINEAIMRTKVMRPVPEKQKKS